GCGGTGCAACCCTGGAGAAGATCGCCCTGGAGGTTCGCCACCTGCAGCGGACCGAGGTGCGGGAGGTCGAGGAACCGTTTACAAAGGGTCAGAAGGGTTCGTCGGCCATGCCTCATAAGCGGAACCCCATCATTGCCGAACGGGTCTGCGGTATGGCCCGGCTCTTGCGCGCCCACGCCCTGGCCGGCCTGGAGAATGTGACCCTGTGGCATGAACGCGATATCTCCCATTCATCGGTGGAACGGGTGATCCTCCCCGATGCTACCACTACCCTGGACTACATGCTGTTGAAGATGACCGACCTGCTGGAAGGCATGATAGTCTACCCGGAGCGGATGATGGCTAACCTTAATCTGACCCGTGGTCTCATTTTCAGCCAGCCGGTCCTCCTGGCCCTGGTGGAAAAGGGCGCTACCCGGGAAGAGACCTATGCCCTGGTCCAGCGCCATGCCATGAAAGTATGGGAGCAGGGAGGGGATTTCCGCCAGTTGCTTAAAAATGACCCTGAGGTTACCGCGCTGCTAACCCCCGACGAATTAGATGCCTGCTTCGACTATGACTCCCTGCGGGAGAACGTCAATGCCATATTTGAGCGGCTCGGTCTATAAGATGAGAGGAACGATTAAGAGGGGCCAGCTCCTGACGGTCAGCAAAGCCGGGAGGACTTCAAGCACCGACTGCCTGCACCTTTTCATTCCGCAATTCAAGGGCACTGCCGCTGCCTTTGATGTCACCCGGACCACTGTGGGCCTGACCGGCCCTGTCGGCTGATGGCCCCTGAAGGACGTGCTATTCTCCTCCCGCTGCTGTTCCTGGCAGTTCTGGCGGGTCTGGGGCTTTTGTGGTTGCCCTATCCGGTGATGAAAGTAGTGGCCGGTTTTTTCTGGATATTGGCGGGTCTAGCCCTGTTTTTTTTCCGAGATCCGGTACGGGTACCGCCGGCAGATGCCTTGGCTGTTGTATCTCCAGCCGATGGCAGGGTGGTGGCTGTCAAGCCCGTAATCCATGACCAGCATCTGGGCGGTAAAGCACTGCAGATCTCCATTTTTCTTTCGCTTTTCGATGTTCACGTGCAGCGGGTGCCTATGGACGCTCGGGTGGAGGCCACTGTTTACCATCCGGGCCGTTTCTTGGCCGCTTTCCGGCCCAGGGCCAGTGAAGAAAACGAACAGGCGGTGACCCTTTTCACCGGGAAAGGAGGTAAATTCACCGTCAAACAGATCGCCGGGATACTGGCTAGACGTATTATCTGTCACATGCGGCCGGATAGCTCCGTGCGGCGTGGTGATCGGTTGGGATTTATCAGGTTCGGGTCGCGGGTTGACATCATAGTGCCTTACGACTTTGAACTTAGGATTAAAGTCGGGGAACGGGTTAAAGGCGTTGCTACTGTTCTGGGATACTTTGGGTCATGAAGTTCAGCAAACGGATCAGCAAGCACCATATTCCGAGTTTGTTTACCTTGGTGAATCTCTTCCTGGGATTTCTGGCCGTGATCAGCGTAGCGGAGGGATATGCCATCCGCGCGGCCTATCTAATTGTAGCCGCCGGTATTTTTGATACCCTGGATGGGAAACTAGCCCGCTGGGTTCAAGGACCATCCCGATTTGGCATGGAGCTGGATTCCCTGGCGGATCTAGTTTCCTTCTGCCTGGCACCCGCCCTGCTTATCTGGTCACTCTATGCCCATGATTTGCATCCCGTTCTGGGGGCGCTGATAGCCGGAGCACCACTTTACTTTGGTGCCCTGCGTCTGGCGCGCTATAATATAGCCGAGAGTTCCAAACCCCGACCGTATTTTGAGGGCCTTCCCGTCCCCATGAACGCTATGACGGTGGTGGCACTGGTGTTGTATTATTCCGATCAGTCGTATGGTGGTGCCGCGAAAGTGGTTCTGCCAGTTATCATGGCCACCTCTGTTCTAATGATCAGCTCGATCCGGTATGCCAAGTCGCCTAAGTTCACCTTTCACGCCGGGATCGGGAATACGCTTTATCTGATCGGCACGCTCGGGGTCCTGGCGTTGTTACCGATCTTCGGGGGGCTCATTGCGCTGCCAGCGGTGGTCATTTACCTCCTCAGTGGTCTCATACGCTGGTTGACCAAAGCCGGTGCCCCTGTGGACCTGCAATCCATGGAGAAGAAAGTTTGAAAGCCCTCATCTATATTACCCCGAAGGAAGGGATATTGGACCCCCAGGGGTTGACTGTGGGTAAAGCCCTGCGTAACCTGGGGATGGGCGAAGTGGGCGATGTACGCATGGGCAAATATATTGAAATGGAATTGCCTAAGGTCACCCGCAAGAAGGCCGAAGCGATCACCAGACAGGCCTGTGATCGCCTGCTGGCCAATCCCAATATCGAGACTTACCGTTTCGAGATTGTAGAGGACTCATAGTGCGTTTCGCTATTATCGTTTTCCCCGGCTCAAATTGTGATCATGATGCCTACTACGTTGTGCGTCACGTGTTGGGTGAAG
This genomic window from Candidatus Neomarinimicrobiota bacterium contains:
- a CDS encoding phosphatidylserine decarboxylase family protein, whose product is MAPEGRAILLPLLFLAVLAGLGLLWLPYPVMKVVAGFFWILAGLALFFFRDPVRVPPADALAVVSPADGRVVAVKPVIHDQHLGGKALQISIFLSLFDVHVQRVPMDARVEATVYHPGRFLAAFRPRASEENEQAVTLFTGKGGKFTVKQIAGILARRIICHMRPDSSVRRGDRLGFIRFGSRVDIIVPYDFELRIKVGERVKGVATVLGYFGS
- the pssA gene encoding CDP-diacylglycerol--serine O-phosphatidyltransferase; this encodes MKFSKRISKHHIPSLFTLVNLFLGFLAVISVAEGYAIRAAYLIVAAGIFDTLDGKLARWVQGPSRFGMELDSLADLVSFCLAPALLIWSLYAHDLHPVLGALIAGAPLYFGALRLARYNIAESSKPRPYFEGLPVPMNAMTVVALVLYYSDQSYGGAAKVVLPVIMATSVLMISSIRYAKSPKFTFHAGIGNTLYLIGTLGVLALLPIFGGLIALPAVVIYLLSGLIRWLTKAGAPVDLQSMEKKV
- the purS gene encoding phosphoribosylformylglycinamidine synthase subunit PurS — translated: MKALIYITPKEGILDPQGLTVGKALRNLGMGEVGDVRMGKYIEMELPKVTRKKAEAITRQACDRLLANPNIETYRFEIVEDS